A genomic region of Rhodohalobacter sp. SW132 contains the following coding sequences:
- a CDS encoding efflux RND transporter permease subunit, which translates to MSITTTSIKRPIATTMVFLIIILVGYVGFRYLPVDLLPEIESPQLTVSVSYDNVGPEEMELIITDPLENALSGIPNVEQMNSSSSEGSSSITLEFSRGTNLDAASNNVRDALDRIRDDLPIEADAPRIRQFRPDDFPIVIIGVRSDRDLAELTQILEREVSMFFEQIPGVGTIDVWGGIGREIQVDLNRERLLSSNLTASDVMGALSRDNITLPGGDIKDGYSDFYVRTQGEFNTIDEISQTVITNVNGRPIRVGDVADVHHGYEEISRFVEIDGVPTLRLAIRKQSGANTVSVAEDIKSEVERINNIRGDMELMVITDQSQFIQDSINTVQNAAIWGGILAVIVLFAFLRNTSTTLIIGVSIPISIIATFGLLYFGGLTLNQMSFGGLALGIGLIVDNAIVVLENIVRKREQGTGVFESSAKGTKEVAGAIIAATLTTSVIFLPLVFMQTTTGSMFQELGLVVVFSIFCSLLVALTLVPMLSSRFMTIKPLAENVEDRSRGDRFFERVDSRYTKMLQGAVRYKWVVLSLTAVLFTVSILLIPGIPFELAPETEADEVRVSMRMQDGVNISVIHNYFEELDEIVSQLIDPDEVEYYTRDLGGWGGDGRIDINLVSQDERERSAEDIANDIRSNLGNVLPGADLRVYTRGGLWIMRRVFRTGGGDEDAAVGFQLRGYDLETSRELARNVRNRLERVPGVTDLEIEESEGRPQQDITINREKIAELGIGVDEVAGTIQTNIAGQQAGIFRVNGEERPIMVRLRPQDRVDMEDIGNISIRAGDDQIVPISSVIEMERSRAPTSVNRVDGQRVVYLTANLEDDVTLGEAVSRMESSLSEMQFPEGYSVYFGGEYEELQQAQDDFTMAIIFALVLVYMVMAAQFERFLDPLIVMFSVPVALIGVVPTLMITGTTINMQSLMGVLMLLGIVVNNAIVLVDYINLMRRRDETTGLLESIIAASRLRLRPILMTSFTTILAMVPLAVGIGVGAEIQAALARVVIGGLLASTFITLFLIPIVYLEFTRAVSAIKEWQASLLERTRRRISAKA; encoded by the coding sequence ATGTCGATAACCACTACATCCATCAAACGCCCCATCGCTACCACGATGGTATTTTTGATCATTATACTGGTTGGGTATGTCGGCTTTCGATACCTGCCGGTGGATCTGCTTCCCGAAATTGAATCCCCACAACTTACGGTCAGCGTGAGCTATGATAACGTTGGGCCCGAAGAGATGGAGCTGATCATCACCGATCCGCTCGAAAATGCCCTTTCCGGTATTCCGAATGTTGAACAGATGAACTCCTCCTCAAGCGAAGGATCCAGCAGCATTACACTGGAGTTTTCCCGGGGCACAAATCTCGATGCAGCATCAAACAACGTACGTGATGCACTCGACAGAATACGGGATGATCTGCCCATTGAGGCCGATGCTCCGCGAATCCGGCAATTCCGTCCGGATGATTTTCCAATTGTGATTATCGGTGTACGATCCGACAGGGACCTGGCCGAGCTCACCCAGATTTTAGAGCGGGAAGTATCGATGTTTTTTGAACAGATTCCCGGAGTTGGAACGATCGACGTGTGGGGCGGGATCGGGCGGGAGATCCAGGTGGATTTGAACCGGGAAAGGCTGCTGTCATCAAACCTCACCGCCTCTGATGTGATGGGCGCACTTAGCCGGGACAACATCACCCTTCCGGGCGGAGACATCAAGGATGGATACAGCGACTTTTACGTACGAACACAGGGCGAATTCAATACCATTGATGAGATCTCACAAACCGTAATAACCAATGTAAACGGCCGGCCGATTCGTGTAGGTGATGTTGCAGATGTACATCATGGGTATGAGGAGATCAGCCGGTTTGTGGAAATCGACGGAGTGCCCACTTTGCGGCTTGCAATCCGAAAACAATCCGGAGCTAACACAGTTTCTGTTGCCGAAGATATAAAATCTGAAGTAGAGCGGATCAATAACATACGCGGGGATATGGAGCTGATGGTGATTACCGATCAGAGCCAGTTTATCCAGGATTCCATCAATACAGTTCAAAATGCTGCTATCTGGGGCGGAATTCTTGCTGTAATTGTACTCTTTGCGTTTCTCAGAAACACCTCTACCACACTCATCATCGGTGTTTCTATTCCAATTTCTATCATTGCTACCTTCGGACTGCTCTATTTTGGGGGATTAACACTCAACCAGATGAGTTTTGGGGGGCTGGCACTTGGAATCGGTTTGATAGTTGATAACGCCATTGTAGTGCTTGAGAATATCGTGCGGAAACGGGAGCAGGGAACCGGGGTCTTTGAAAGTTCCGCCAAGGGAACGAAGGAAGTTGCCGGGGCAATAATAGCGGCAACACTTACGACCTCCGTAATATTTCTGCCTCTTGTTTTTATGCAGACCACCACAGGCAGCATGTTCCAGGAACTTGGCCTGGTTGTTGTGTTCTCAATTTTCTGCTCCCTCCTGGTCGCCCTCACGCTGGTTCCGATGTTATCCAGCCGCTTTATGACAATCAAACCCCTTGCTGAAAATGTGGAAGACAGATCCCGCGGCGACCGGTTTTTTGAACGAGTGGATTCGCGTTACACTAAAATGCTGCAAGGTGCAGTTCGATATAAATGGGTTGTGTTAAGCCTGACCGCCGTTCTGTTTACTGTTTCAATTCTGCTCATTCCCGGAATTCCTTTTGAACTTGCCCCGGAAACAGAAGCCGATGAGGTCCGTGTGAGCATGCGAATGCAGGATGGTGTGAATATTTCTGTGATTCATAACTACTTCGAAGAACTTGATGAAATTGTGAGTCAGCTTATTGATCCCGATGAAGTGGAATATTACACACGTGACCTGGGCGGCTGGGGAGGTGACGGCCGGATTGATATCAACCTGGTCAGCCAGGACGAGCGTGAACGTTCCGCAGAAGATATTGCAAATGATATCCGCAGCAACCTTGGAAATGTGCTGCCCGGTGCTGATTTGCGGGTGTATACTCGCGGCGGTTTGTGGATAATGCGCAGAGTATTCCGAACCGGCGGCGGTGACGAAGATGCAGCCGTTGGTTTTCAGCTGAGGGGCTACGACCTTGAGACATCCCGGGAGCTTGCGCGAAACGTTCGCAACCGCCTTGAACGCGTGCCAGGTGTCACCGACCTGGAGATTGAGGAGTCGGAAGGCCGCCCTCAGCAGGATATCACAATAAACAGAGAAAAAATCGCTGAACTCGGAATTGGTGTGGATGAAGTAGCCGGAACCATTCAGACAAATATTGCGGGTCAGCAGGCCGGAATTTTCCGGGTAAATGGTGAAGAGAGACCCATCATGGTTCGATTAAGACCCCAGGATCGTGTGGATATGGAAGATATTGGGAATATCAGTATACGAGCCGGGGATGATCAGATTGTGCCGATCTCCTCCGTTATTGAGATGGAGCGATCGCGAGCTCCCACATCCGTAAACCGTGTGGACGGGCAGAGAGTGGTTTATCTTACCGCTAATCTGGAGGATGATGTAACCCTTGGTGAAGCTGTATCCCGAATGGAAAGTTCACTTTCTGAAATGCAGTTTCCCGAGGGATATTCTGTCTATTTCGGAGGAGAATATGAAGAACTGCAGCAGGCGCAAGACGATTTTACAATGGCAATTATTTTCGCTCTTGTGCTGGTCTATATGGTGATGGCCGCGCAGTTTGAGCGATTTTTAGACCCGTTGATTGTCATGTTTTCCGTTCCCGTTGCGCTTATCGGAGTGGTTCCCACACTTATGATAACCGGCACAACAATTAACATGCAGAGTTTGATGGGAGTTTTGATGCTGCTCGGAATCGTAGTAAATAACGCCATTGTACTGGTGGATTATATAAACCTGATGAGACGACGGGATGAAACAACAGGACTTCTTGAATCGATCATTGCCGCGTCGAGGCTCAGGCTCCGGCCGATACTGATGACCTCCTTCACAACCATACTTGCGATGGTACCACTGGCGGTCGGAATTGGTGTGGGTGCCGAAATACAGGCGGCTCTTGCCCGTGTTGTAATCGGTGGGCTGCTCGCGTCTACATTCATCACCCTATTTCTAATTCCAATTGTCTACCTTGAATTTACCCGGGCTGTTTCGGCCATAAAAGAGTGGCAAGCCTCCCTATTAGAAAGAACCAGGCGCAGAATCTCTGCGAAAGCATAA
- a CDS encoding T9SS type A sorting domain-containing protein, giving the protein MLRSIIILTAFLLMVPVIAAAQDRDTTASEGQVIERVIFENPETMIDFMEHRYSLTSTSFADTLRNQSRLFTETEERPERASLSQNYPNPFNPATTIGFRLSENSNVKIEVFDQLGRSVDVLLQGTRSAGEHTVAYDASHLTSGIYIYRMEMQSLESSNRQMFTRKFTLLK; this is encoded by the coding sequence ATGTTACGCTCAATTATTATTCTCACTGCTTTTTTATTAATGGTGCCGGTAATTGCCGCCGCACAAGACCGGGATACAACCGCTTCGGAAGGTCAGGTAATTGAGCGGGTGATTTTTGAAAATCCTGAAACCATGATCGATTTCATGGAACACCGGTATTCTCTCACCTCTACCTCTTTTGCAGATACACTTCGGAATCAGAGCCGCCTGTTTACAGAAACTGAGGAGCGGCCTGAACGGGCAAGCCTATCGCAGAATTACCCGAACCCATTTAATCCGGCAACTACTATTGGCTTCCGTTTGTCAGAAAACAGCAATGTAAAAATTGAGGTATTCGATCAGCTTGGCAGAAGTGTTGATGTACTGCTGCAGGGAACTCGCTCTGCCGGTGAACACACTGTTGCATATGACGCATCGCACCTGACCAGTGGTATTTACATTTACAGAATGGAGATGCAAAGTCTGGAAAGCAGCAATCGCCAGATGTTTACCCGCAAGTTTACACTTTTGAAATAG
- the ald gene encoding alanine dehydrogenase: MIIGVPREIKTHENRVALLPGGVMQFKKNGHSVLIEKDAGKGSGFSDEMYLEAGAEIVENVDDIWQQADMIMKVKEPIEPEYSRMREGQVLFTYLHFAASRDLTEAVVKSKCIAIAYETVEKADRSLPLLIPMSEVAGRMAAQEGAKYLEKPMGGRGILMGGIPGVPPAKVIVLGGGIVGVNAAKIAAGMGAYTTILDINIPRLRYLDDVMPKNVNTLFSNEANIRKLLPDTDLVIGGVLKPGAKAPHLITREMLSLLKPGTVLVDVAIDQGGCFETSKPTTHDKPVYVVDDVVHYCVANMPGAVPFTSTMGLTNVTLPYAVQIANEGWKKALKGNIELLKGLNIADGKIVYKDVADAFGMEYTPVEEVF; the protein is encoded by the coding sequence ATGATTATAGGAGTTCCCAGGGAGATCAAGACTCACGAAAACCGAGTTGCTCTGCTGCCGGGCGGTGTGATGCAATTCAAAAAAAACGGCCACAGTGTACTCATTGAGAAAGATGCGGGTAAAGGAAGCGGGTTTTCAGATGAAATGTATCTTGAAGCCGGTGCTGAAATTGTTGAAAATGTGGATGATATCTGGCAGCAGGCGGATATGATTATGAAGGTGAAGGAACCCATCGAACCGGAATATAGCCGGATGAGAGAAGGGCAGGTTCTTTTTACCTATCTGCATTTTGCTGCAAGCCGCGATCTCACTGAAGCTGTCGTCAAATCTAAATGCATTGCTATTGCATACGAAACCGTAGAAAAAGCAGACCGTTCTCTGCCGCTGCTGATTCCCATGAGTGAAGTCGCCGGCAGGATGGCTGCCCAGGAAGGAGCTAAATATCTTGAAAAGCCGATGGGTGGCCGCGGTATTCTGATGGGCGGCATTCCAGGTGTTCCGCCTGCTAAAGTTATCGTTCTTGGTGGCGGAATTGTGGGTGTAAACGCCGCAAAAATAGCTGCCGGTATGGGTGCATATACAACAATTCTGGATATAAATATTCCAAGGCTTCGTTACCTCGACGATGTAATGCCAAAGAATGTGAATACGTTGTTCTCAAACGAGGCGAACATCAGAAAACTTCTACCCGATACCGATCTCGTGATCGGCGGAGTCCTTAAACCAGGAGCGAAGGCACCTCATCTTATCACACGGGAAATGCTATCTCTTTTGAAACCCGGGACTGTTCTTGTAGATGTGGCGATCGACCAGGGCGGATGTTTCGAGACTTCAAAACCCACCACACATGATAAACCGGTTTACGTTGTTGATGATGTGGTTCATTACTGCGTTGCCAATATGCCGGGTGCTGTACCTTTCACCTCTACAATGGGCCTCACAAACGTTACGCTGCCCTATGCCGTACAGATTGCAAATGAAGGGTGGAAGAAGGCTCTGAAAGGAAATATCGAACTTCTGAAAGGTCTGAATATCGCGGACGGTAAGATCGTTTACAAAGATGTAGCCGATGCTTTTGGAATGGAATATACGCCTGTAGAAGAAGTCTTCTAA
- a CDS encoding DUF58 domain-containing protein, whose amino-acid sequence MISKDILSKIKKLEIQTKGLVNNLFGGEYQSAFKGRGMEFSEVRAYTFGDDIRLIDWNVTARNDEPYIKVFEEEREQTMMLCVDISPSGFFGSHSQTKMELAIEVCAVIAFSAIKNGDKVGMVLFSDKIEKVIPPKKGRTHVLRLIRELYVTRPTGNETDIGNALSYINRLLNRRAIIVLASDFQDEEFQKQHRITNRKHDLVNLLINDQFEDELPDVGLVTLQDAETGTQRMVDTSNNKVREFYREQRKREHLKLKEYFRKNKMDSVSLKTNESYVKPLISFFQRRTQRR is encoded by the coding sequence ATGATCTCCAAAGACATCTTATCAAAAATAAAGAAGCTCGAAATCCAGACGAAAGGATTGGTTAACAATCTGTTTGGCGGAGAGTATCAGTCTGCGTTTAAAGGCCGGGGAATGGAATTCTCAGAAGTGAGAGCCTACACATTTGGTGATGATATTCGCCTGATCGACTGGAATGTGACCGCACGAAATGACGAGCCCTACATTAAAGTTTTTGAGGAAGAGCGTGAACAAACCATGATGCTCTGTGTGGATATATCCCCGAGTGGTTTTTTTGGGAGCCATTCACAAACCAAGATGGAGCTGGCTATTGAAGTTTGTGCAGTAATCGCATTCAGTGCGATTAAAAACGGAGATAAGGTTGGGATGGTTCTGTTTAGTGATAAAATTGAAAAAGTGATTCCGCCAAAAAAAGGACGGACTCACGTTCTCAGGCTGATCAGGGAACTGTATGTTACCCGGCCGACCGGTAATGAAACCGACATCGGAAATGCCCTTTCCTACATCAACAGGCTTTTGAACCGACGGGCCATTATTGTGCTGGCATCCGATTTTCAGGATGAGGAGTTTCAAAAGCAGCACCGGATCACCAACAGGAAACACGATCTTGTGAATCTTCTGATCAATGATCAGTTCGAAGATGAATTGCCTGATGTAGGACTTGTAACGCTTCAGGATGCCGAAACAGGCACTCAGCGAATGGTGGATACATCAAACAATAAAGTACGGGAGTTCTACCGCGAACAGCGAAAAAGAGAGCATCTAAAACTGAAAGAGTATTTTAGGAAAAATAAGATGGATTCCGTCAGCCTTAAAACAAACGAGTCATACGTAAAACCTCTGATCTCATTTTTCCAAAGAAGAACCCAGCGCAGGTAA
- a CDS encoding peptidoglycan DD-metalloendopeptidase family protein: MQIQTRKTLLLVVALTLVVVAIRFIFVQSSDFDAEAANSEFLITMDTVNEIQPVPPTDEYGFEIEQYDFEEFRVQRNESLYIILRRHNLSPAQIYQIQQSSEGVANLSRIVPGQTYRIYYKEDDAVAFVWQPSATRYVTVGWEDEYLVEPGEVPVRTVLSEASGVIRSSLYETIVAEGNPSSLGAAMANVFAWQVDFFLLREGDHFKVVYEQRYAGDQFIGVGDIKAAEFQHRGNVYNAYHFENEERRGYFDENGNSLEKALLMAPFRYSQRVSSGFSNNRFHPILRENRPHYGTDYAAPTGTPILAVGDGVVTEAQYRGGNGNIVQIRHNSSYRSAYLHLNGFASGIRAGTRVEQGQVIGYVGQTGLATGPHLCYRLYVDDRPVNSRRVDLPASESLDEEYLPELKRTVQRYQGLLDELSVMEPVAGIDGEDDPNGES; encoded by the coding sequence ATGCAAATACAGACACGTAAGACTCTACTTCTTGTTGTTGCACTGACTCTCGTTGTGGTCGCCATTCGTTTTATTTTTGTCCAATCTTCCGATTTCGATGCTGAGGCCGCAAACAGCGAATTTCTCATCACCATGGATACTGTAAACGAGATACAGCCCGTGCCTCCAACAGATGAATACGGTTTTGAAATTGAGCAGTATGATTTTGAAGAGTTTCGGGTTCAGCGTAACGAAAGCCTTTACATTATTCTTAGACGGCACAACCTGTCACCTGCCCAGATATACCAGATTCAGCAGAGTTCAGAGGGTGTAGCAAATTTGAGCCGTATTGTACCGGGGCAAACTTACCGGATTTATTACAAAGAGGATGATGCCGTTGCTTTTGTCTGGCAGCCGAGCGCCACGCGGTATGTAACTGTTGGATGGGAAGATGAATATCTTGTGGAACCGGGTGAAGTTCCGGTCAGAACGGTACTCAGTGAAGCATCTGGTGTGATTCGGAGTTCGCTTTACGAAACGATTGTAGCTGAAGGAAACCCCTCATCCCTCGGAGCGGCGATGGCTAATGTGTTTGCCTGGCAAGTCGATTTTTTCCTTCTGCGTGAGGGAGACCATTTTAAAGTAGTGTATGAACAGCGTTATGCCGGGGATCAGTTTATCGGGGTTGGTGATATAAAAGCGGCGGAATTCCAGCACAGGGGCAATGTATACAATGCCTACCATTTTGAAAACGAAGAGCGGCGCGGATATTTTGATGAAAATGGCAACAGCCTCGAAAAAGCATTATTGATGGCTCCTTTTCGATACAGTCAGCGCGTGAGTTCCGGTTTTTCAAATAACCGGTTCCACCCGATACTCCGGGAAAACCGACCGCATTACGGAACAGACTATGCTGCACCAACCGGCACGCCGATTCTTGCTGTGGGTGATGGCGTTGTAACCGAAGCGCAGTATCGCGGCGGGAATGGAAACATCGTTCAGATTCGTCACAACAGCAGTTACCGTTCTGCATATCTGCACCTGAACGGATTTGCCAGCGGAATCCGGGCCGGAACCCGGGTGGAACAAGGTCAGGTGATTGGCTACGTTGGACAGACCGGCCTTGCTACCGGACCTCACCTGTGCTACAGGCTGTATGTCGACGACCGGCCCGTTAATTCACGCCGTGTGGATTTGCCTGCTTCAGAATCGCTGGATGAAGAGTATTTGCCTGAACTTAAACGAACCGTACAACGCTATCAGGGACTCCTCGATGAGCTTTCCGTTATGGAACCCGTTGCTGGCATTGATGGTGAAGATGACCCAAACGGCGAAAGCTGA
- a CDS encoding VWA domain-containing protein — protein sequence MSWANPEYFWLLILIPFYLGYVIWKHFFKKRASITFSSTAIFDNIPGNYKAKLIWLTPLLYSAAFTLLVTAAARPQLQNTTVEESVEGIDIMLSIDISSSMLAEDLQPNRLIAAKEIAADFIDVRRNDRIGIGVFARESFTVVPPTVDHNLAKQMLETVDLGMVRDGTAIGVGIATAINRLRDSSAESRVIILLTDGMNNAGEIDPITAGELAATFGIRVYTLGVGSRGTAPYPIDDPVFGRRYQNVEVNIDEEMLQQIATQTGGQYFRATTTEELSEIYDVIDQLETSEIEEILYRDYEDRYSLWLLPGIILLITGFLNERWVTGSPLFEL from the coding sequence ATGAGCTGGGCTAATCCTGAATATTTTTGGCTGTTGATCCTTATCCCGTTCTACCTGGGATATGTCATTTGGAAACATTTTTTCAAGAAACGAGCCTCGATCACTTTCTCATCCACGGCTATTTTTGACAATATTCCCGGCAACTATAAAGCGAAGCTGATTTGGCTCACGCCTCTTCTTTATTCTGCTGCCTTTACGCTCCTGGTTACCGCTGCGGCGCGTCCCCAGCTGCAGAATACCACCGTGGAAGAGAGCGTGGAAGGTATTGATATCATGTTATCCATCGATATCTCATCCTCCATGCTTGCCGAAGATCTTCAGCCCAACCGGCTGATTGCCGCCAAAGAGATCGCCGCAGATTTTATTGATGTTCGCAGAAACGATCGCATTGGAATCGGCGTATTTGCCCGTGAAAGTTTTACAGTTGTGCCGCCAACCGTAGATCACAATCTTGCCAAACAGATGCTTGAAACGGTAGACCTCGGGATGGTACGCGACGGTACGGCCATCGGCGTGGGGATCGCAACCGCCATCAATCGTTTGCGGGACAGCAGCGCAGAGAGCAGAGTCATTATTTTGCTGACCGACGGCATGAACAATGCCGGTGAAATTGATCCGATAACCGCGGGAGAGCTTGCCGCCACATTTGGAATCCGGGTTTACACACTGGGCGTTGGCTCACGCGGTACGGCGCCCTACCCAATTGATGATCCTGTTTTCGGACGGCGTTATCAAAATGTTGAGGTAAATATTGACGAGGAGATGCTTCAGCAGATCGCCACACAAACCGGCGGACAATACTTCAGGGCAACTACGACTGAAGAGCTGAGTGAAATTTATGATGTGATCGATCAGCTGGAAACTTCAGAAATTGAAGAAATTCTCTATCGTGACTACGAAGACCGCTACTCTTTGTGGCTGCTTCCCGGAATTATTTTACTGATCACAGGCTTCTTGAATGAACGCTGGGTTACCGGAAGCCCGCTGTTTGAACTATAA